A stretch of the Mustela nigripes isolate SB6536 chromosome X, MUSNIG.SB6536, whole genome shotgun sequence genome encodes the following:
- the LOC132007043 gene encoding thymosin beta-15A-like gives MSDKPDLSEVEKFDRSKLKKTNTKEKNTLSSKETIQQEKECVQSL, from the exons ATGAGTGATAAGCCAGATTTGTCTGAAGTGGAGAAGTTCGACAGATCAAAATTGAAGAAAActaatactaaagaaaaaaatactctttcCTCAAAGGAAA ctatCCAGCAGGAGAAAGAGTGTGTTCAATCTTTGTAA
- the ZCCHC18 gene encoding LOW QUALITY PROTEIN: zinc finger CCHC domain-containing protein 18 (The sequence of the model RefSeq protein was modified relative to this genomic sequence to represent the inferred CDS: inserted 7 bases in 5 codons; substituted 2 bases at 2 genomic stop codons), whose amino-acid sequence MASVIAPVGNSXWQNTPLPPWAPSILRFLGRSLGPLKVHMAERXVKLVFGRVVPAQGKETFENWLIQVNGVLPDWNMSEEEKLKRLLKTLRGPAREVMPLLQASNPNLSVADFVWAMKLVFGESESSVTTHGKFFNTLHAQGEKAFLYVICLEVQLQNAIQAGIXAQKDANQTRLQQLLLGSELNRDLHFRLKHILRIYANDQDHLPSFLELVKMIREEEDXNDTFMKPKRPKRSEVILERAASPVVFQGPQPIAISSTDFNVIEVDDTLDDSDEDVILVESQDPLLTSLEAPPLKXRARPLDPILVIDCTNCSWAQSPYTSGGSGYKNNGPGDVCRARKXKYTIFCSYCGEEGYSTETCNSESNKAQVIENLVITCXELTHTEKEKSKEVPGKHNDLFGPSVRY is encoded by the exons ATGGCTAGCGTCATTGCACCAGTGGGTAACA TGTGGCAAAACACACCCTTGCCACCTTGGGCCCCTTCAATTTTGAGGTTCCTGGGGAGGAGTCTTGGTCCTTTAAAGGTCCACATGGCAGAAAG AGTGAAGTTGGTCTTTGGGAGAGTAGTGCCAGCCCAAGGGAAAGAAACCTTTGAAAACTGGCTGATCCAAGTCAATGGGGTCCTGCCTGATTGGAATATGTCTGAGGAAGAAAAGCTCAAACGCTTATTGAAAACACTTAGGGGTCCAGCCCGGGAGGTAATGCCTTTGCTCCAGGCCAGCAACCCCAATCTAAGTGTGGCTGATTTCGTATGGGCGATGAAACTGGTGTTTGGGGAGTCTGAAAGCAGTGTCACCACTCATGGTAAATTTTTTAACACTCTGCACGCACAAGGGGAGAAAGCCTTCCTTTATGTGATCTGTTTGGAAGTGCAGCTCCAGAATGCTATTCAGGCAGGGAT AGCTCAGAAAGATGCCAACCAGACTCGCCTGCAGCAGCTCCTTTTAGGATCTGAGCTAAATAGGGACCTGCACTTTAGGCTAAAACATATTCTCAGGATATATGCAAATGATCAGGATCATCTTCCTAGTTTCTTGGAGTTAGTCAAGATGATAAGGGAGGAAGAGGATTAGAATGACACATTTATGAAACCAAAGCGACCCAAGAGGTCTGAGGTAATCTTGGAGAGGGCAGCAAGCCCTGTAGTATTTCAGGGCCCCCAGCCAATAGCAATCAGCAGCACTGACTTCAACGTAATAGAGGTAGATGATACCCTTGATGACTCAGATGAGGATGTTATCCTGGTGGAGTCTCAGGACCCTCTACTTACATCCCTGGAAGCCCCACCCCTCA AGAGGGCCAGACCTCTTGATCCAATACTGGTCATTGATTGCACCAACTGTTCCTGGGCTCAATCTCCTTACACCAGTGGGGGTTCTGGGTATAAGAATAATGGTCCTGGGGATGTGTGTAGAGCCAGGAAGTGAAAATACACAATCTTCTGTTCATATTGTGGTGAGGAGGGCTACTCAACGGAAACCTGTAACAGTGAGAGCAACAAGGCCCAGGTGATTGAGAATCTCGTCATCACCT TAGAGCTGACACATACAGAGAAGGAGAAGTCAAAAGAGGTTCCTGGCAAACACAATGACCTCTTTGGGCCTTCAGTAAGGTATTAG
- the SLC25A53 gene encoding solute carrier family 25 member 53, translating into MEEPNHGPGKELQHRTRVESPGKKSWHSQAYALGAVSNFVSTFLTFPIYKVVFRQQIHAVAASEAVRQLWHEGPQYFYRGIYPPLLSKTLQGTLLFGTYDSLLCSLSPVGPHSLRHRWAAGLMSGVVEAVALSPFERVQNVLQDGRKQARFPSTISILKEFNSYGLWGRLSLGYYRGFWPVLLRNSLGSALYFSFKDPIQDGLAEQGLPHWVPALVSGSVNGTITCLVLYPLIVLVANMQSHVGWQSMPSLWASAQDVWDTRGRKVFLIYRGGSLVILRSSVTWGLTTAIHDFLQRRSHSRKELKTD; encoded by the coding sequence ATGGAGGAACCAAACCACGGTCCTGGAAAGGAGCTGCAGCACAGGACACGAGTGGAGTCCCCAGGAAAGAAAAGCTGGCACTCCCAGGCCTATGCCCTTGGGGCCGTTTCCAACTTTGTATCTACTTTTCTGACTTTCCCCATCTATAAGGTTGTGTTCCGGCAACAGATCCATGCCGTGGCAGCATCAGAGGCTGTGCGACAGCTTTGGCATGAAGGCCCTCAGTACTTCTACCGGGGAATATACCCACCTCTTCTCTCCAAGACATTGCAAGGAACTCTGTTGTTTGGGACTTATGATagcctgctgtgttctctctctcccgtTGGGCCACACTCCCTGAGACACCGCTGGGCTGCAGGGCTCATGTCGGGTGTGGTGGAGGCTGTGGCATTGAGCCCCTTTGAAAGGGTGCAAAATGTGCTCCAGGATGGTCGCAAGCAAGCCCGCTTCCCCAGCACCATCAGCATTCTCAAGGAGTTCAACTCTTATGGGCTGTGGGGGCGGCTGTCACTGGGCTACTATCGTGGTTTCTGGCCTGTCCTTCTGAGGAACAGCCTGGGGAGTgctctgtatttttccttcaagGACCCCATCCAGGATGGCTTGGCAGAGCAAGGCCTGCCCCACTGGGTTCCTGCCTTAGTGTCTGGGAGCGTCAATGGAACAATAACCTGCCTAGTCCTGTATCCTCTGATTGTGCTAGTGGCCAATATGCAGTCCCATGTTGGCTGGCAGAGCATGCCAAGCCTGTGGGCCTCTGCCCAGGACGTGTGGGACACTCGGGGCCGAAAGGTGTTTCTGATCTACCGTGGAGGCTCCCTTGTCATCCTAAGGTCCAGTGTGACATGGGGCCTCACCACGGCTATCCATGACTTCCTGCAGAGGAGGTCTCATTCCAGGAAAGAGCTAAAGACTGACTAG